GTAAAATCTTTATCGGCGGCTGGCGGCAAGATTACGGCAAAGTTGGGCACAAAAATCGCCACTAAAACAGGAGGAAAGTTGGCGGCTAAGATGGCATTTTACGCCCTAGACGCAGCTATTGGTTTCGGTATTTTGCTGTGGGATTTTTGGGATGTATATCACAACGCCCAAGTAGAAAGACCTATTTTAGAAAAAAATTTGATGGAATATCTACAAGAGTTGAAATACCAACTTCTCCGCGCCCCTAACATAGGAATCATGTCTGTCATTGACAGAATTCAAGAGGAGTTATTCTCCCACCTGAAATAGTCATTTCAAACCTTGCAATTCGCCTACTTATTCCCAGGCAAAATTGGTTATAATCTCCCGCCGTAGATAATATAAATTGCATTTTTTGTGGGCCTATTTTATAGGAACCAAGAAAGACAAACTGATGAAAAATATTAAACCCGGCTACAGACACCCAGCAGAAGAGGGGAAAAAACGTTTTTGTAGCAAAAAACTACGGCTACTTCAAAGACTTCATGACTTCTAATCAATAGGCACCAGTTTTTCAATCCCCACAACTAGGATATAACTTAGCTTCGTGCCGTATGGTGGCAAAGTATTCAATATGGGCCAGATTACTACTATAAATTTCAATGATCTTACGCGCCCCGTAGATAGGATCGTACCAACAGCATTGCGCTATCTTTTCAGTTAAACCCCGCTAGTGCTTATCTTCCTTTTTGCCAAACTTTTTCAAAAATTGCTCTAGGGGCCAGGTTATAACAGTCCTTAAAATTTACCCTATCCATATCAATAATGGTTCTCTTTTCTCTAATTCATACCCATCTCGCCATGCTTTCTTCCATTTTCAAACCCCTCTGCTATCCCCATTCCCAACCAAATCCAACACAGGTTGTGTTTTTTGTCAAGACAATGGGAGAAAAATCCTAAACACGGCTTTAGACGACTCATCAAAAGCGAGAAAAAAAAGAGACAACAGGGGTAAGAATAGAGTATGGCACTGTAATATTCAAGACAGGTTAAAATCAAAGATCTAGAGAGTACTCTTGTAACACCTCGAGGGGGACAAATTCTAGTGTTTTCTCATGGGTAGCATGCAAATTTACAGGCGGGGCTACACCAGCTTCTAGGGCCTCCAACCAACGACTAACACACAAACACCACCTATCTCCTGGTTTCAAACCCGGGAAGTTATACAAGGGCATAGGTGTAATCAAATCATTCCCCCTGCTTAGTGTAAATTCTAAAAACTCTTTTGTTACCTTTGCGCATACAAGATGTAGTCCAAAATCCCCGGGGCCAGTATTACAACAACCATCGCGGTAGAAACCGGTGAGGGGAGACTTACAACAAACTTCTAAGGGTTTTCCAAATACGTTTCTTGCTTTCGTCATGTTTTCCCCGTTGGTGGATGGCAGAATTTAAAATCGGGATGCCTGTTGGATGGAACAAACAAGCAACTACAGAAGATTATATCCTATAGGGTTCTGAACAGTATGCGCCTCTTAAGACTATATATTATTTCTTTCCTTTCTTTCTTTAAAGGAGCTACGAGCCACGTATTTTTGTTGTTTTAAGCCACTGGGGTTATGGCCACTACTTCAACGGCAGTAGGGAATTATGTAAAGTACAACATTAAACCCGGCAATTAAAAATCTTGAACAAAAGATGTTGTCAGTGGCAATAATTTGGTACATTAACCTAAATGTGTTAAGACAGAAAAAGTGAGAGAATCAAGATGAAAGTACTAGTAATAGGCGGAGACGGTTATTGTGGTTGGGCCACTGCACTCCATCTGTCTAACAGAGGCTATGAAGTGGGGATTGTTGACAGTTTAGTACGTCGTCTGTGGGATGAGCAACTGGGGGTGAATACCCTTACTCCTATTGCCCCAATTCAAAAGAGGATTCAACGGTGGTATGAGTTAACGGGGAAGAAAATAGAATTATTCATAGGTGACATTACCAATTACGATTTTCTTATCAAAGCCTTTCGCAAATTTGAGCCGGAAGCGGTAGTACACTTTGGCGAACAAAGAAGTGCTCCCTATTCTATGATAGACAGGGAACATGCGGTGTTTACCCAGGTAAATAATGTGGTAGGCACCCTCAATATCCTGTATGCCATGAAGGAGGAGTTTCCCGACACCCACCTAGTAAAATTGGGTACTATGGGGGAGTATGGCACTCCCAATATTGACATTGAAGAAGGATACATTGAAATTGAACACAACGGCAGAAAAGACATCCTACCCTATCCCAAACAACCTGG
The Geminocystis sp. M7585_C2015_104 DNA segment above includes these coding regions:
- a CDS encoding DUF2237 domain-containing protein — its product is MTKARNVFGKPLEVCCKSPLTGFYRDGCCNTGPGDFGLHLVCAKVTKEFLEFTLSRGNDLITPMPLYNFPGLKPGDRWCLCVSRWLEALEAGVAPPVNLHATHEKTLEFVPLEVLQEYSLDL